GGCCTGAAAATGCAAAAAAATCAAAAAATACCTGTTCAGTTGCTCCGACTTCCTTTTCATGCCTAAAATTTTACCAAATTACCAAGCAGGACAAATATTTTAATGAAGCCAAAGAATTGATGCAGTGGCTTGATAAAACGCTCAAAGATGAAGAAGGCTTATATTTCGACCATATAACTGAAGACGCCAGGATTGGCCGGCGGAAATGGTCTTATAACTCAGCTATGCCTGTAAGGTGCTATATCCAGCTTTATAAAATTACAGGAGAAAAGAGCTATCTTCAAAAAGCCAAAAAAACAGCAGATGCCAGTATTGAGAAATGGTATGAAGATGATGGCGGACTGAATTGCAAGGCCATGTTCGGCTTTACGCTGGTAGAAGCGTGGTTTGAGCTTTCCGAGATAACCGGAAATCCAAAATGGAAGAATATAGCTTTTGAGGTAATGAGAAATGTCCGCGAGAATGTGATGGGGCCTCGAGGAAGATATTCAGACGACTGGGACGACAAAAACTCGAGCCCAGTTAGGCGTTGGCAGCTGCTTTATCCCGCCGCAGCGGCACGGGGATACTTAGCAGCAGCAGAATATCAGTTTGCGCAAAAGAAAACAGAAAAAAAGGATTAACATAATGGGACTCAAACATATATTTTTCATTTTATTAGCAGCATTCGTTACTTCAGTTTTATTTGCAGGGGAGACGAAAAATCAGCCCTTGGATTATGTAAATCCGCTGGTAGGCTCTGATTCTGCATTCGAATTTTCCAACGGCAACACTTATCCTGCGATAGCGCTTCCTTGGGGCATGAATTTCTGGACCCCTGTAACCAACACCGACCAGAACAACGGCTGGTGCTACAACTACGACGACTACAAGATCTGCGGCTTCAAGCAGACCCATCAGCCCAGCCCTTGGATCAACGATTATGCCCGCTTTGCACTGATGCCGGTAGTCGGTGAGCTTTCAGTTAGGACAGAAGAACGCGCAAGCTGGTTTTCTCATAAGGCCGAAACGGTAAAACCGCATTACTACAAGGCTTATCTGGCAGATTATGATGTTACCGCCGAGATCACTCCTTCCGAAAGGGCGGCTCAGTTTCGCTTTACATTCCCCGAATCAGATAAATCCTACGTATTGCTGGATGCCTTCAATCAGGGCTCATACGTAAAGATAATCCCCGAAAAGCGAATGATCAAAGGTTACTGCCGCAACAACAGCGGCGGCGTACCTGATAACTTTCACAACTACTTCGTAGCGGTTTTCGACAAGGATTTTGAAGAGGTTTCAACTTGGAGCGACTGGAACATCAGGAAGGGCAGCAGCGAAGAGAAGGGCAAGCACGTCGGTGCAGCAGTCCGCTTTAAGACCGGCAAGGGCGAGCCTGTGAACGTTAAAGTGGCCTCTTCGTTTATCAGTCCTGAGCAGGCAGAGCTCAATCTCAAACGAGAAATAGGCAATGAAACTTTCTCTCAGACCCGCTCCAAAGCTAAAGAGATTTGGAATTCCCAGCTAAACAGGATCAAGGTTAAAGGCGGCACTGAAAAGCAATTCGGCAATTTCTATACAGCCCTTTACCGCACTCTTCTTTTTCCGAGGAAGTTCTATGAATTCGATGAAGACGGCGAGATGGTTCATTACAGCCCTTATAACGGGAAGGTGCTTCCCGGCTATATGTTCACAGACAACGGCTTCTGGGATACATTCCGCGCAGTCTTCCCGTTTTTCACAGTAATGTACCCTGAGCTCAACGCTGATATTATGAAGGGCCTTGTAAACACCTACAAGGAGAGCGGCTGGCTTCCGGAATGGGCAAGCCCCGGGCACAGAGACTGCATGGTGGGCTCAAATTCTGCTTCGATAATCGCAAATACCTACCTCAGCGGAATCAGAGGCTACGATATTGAAACCCTTTACGAGGCGATCCTGAAAAATTCCGAAAACCAGCATCCGAATCTCTCATCGGTAGGCCGGCTCGGCGTTGACTATTACAACGAAAAGGGTTATATTCCCTGCGATGTCGGAGTAAATGAAAGCATCGCCCGCACTCTGGAATACAGCTATGCGGATTATACAATTTGGAAGCTTGCAAAGGCTCTGGACAAGCCGAAAGAGCATATTAAGCGTTTCCGCAAGAGGGCTCAGTTCTACAGAAACGTTTTTGATGAAAGCACAGACTTTATGAGAGGCAAAAAAGAAAGCGGCAAATGGCAGTCTCCATTCGTACCGGAGAAGTGGGGCGGAGTTTTCACAGAAGGCTCAGCCTGGCATTATACGTGGTCCGTCTTCCAGGACCCTCAGGGGCTTATGAACCTGATGGGCGGAAAGAAAGCGTTCACAGAGAAGCTTGATTCTGTTTTCTCAACGCCTCCGAAATACGACGCTTCTTATTACGGCTTCCCGATACACGAGATCATAGAGATGACCGTTGTAGATATGGGTCAGTACGCCCACGGCAATCAGCCGATCCAGCATATGATTTACCTGTACAACTATGCAGGCCAGCCTTGGAAGGCGCAGAAATGGATCAGAGAGGTTATGGACAGGCTCTACCAGCCCACCCCCGACGGTCTTTGCGGGGATGAGGATAACGGCCAGACCTCAGCGTGGTATGTATTCTCAGCTCTCGGCTTTTATCCGGTATGCCCGGGCTCAGGTGAGTTTGTGATAGGAAGCCCGATTTTTGAAGAGGCTGAGATGAAGCTCGAAAACGGAAATGTATTCACCGTGGAAGCGGAAGATAACTGCAAGGATAATATCTATATTGAAACCGCCCGTTTGAACGGCAAGCCGTATTCGAAGACTTATCTGAATTATGAAGATATCCAAGACGGCGGAAGAGTATCTTTCGATATGTCCGATAAACCAAACAAAGACTGGGGAGATGATCCTTCCGATGCACCTTACTCAATGTCTAAAGAATTGGAGTAAGGACAGAGGCAGGCTTTAGAGTGTTAATGTACAAATCGCAATGACTGGTTAATTAAACGAAAGGAAGAACCGTGAGAATCCAAACAATTCCAATACTTTTTGTATTTCTGATGATGGGCGTTGCAGATGCAATGGGCCCGATGTCTGAGGCGGTAAGGGAGAATTACGAACTCAGCAACGTAACAGCAACCCTCTTATCGTTCTTTGTATTTATAGCGTTCGCTGTTTTCAGTGTCCCTGGCGGTCTTCTGGCAGCAAGAATCGGCAAGAAAAGGCTTCTTCTTCTCGGCCTTGGCCTCAATGCAGCAGCTATGCTGATACCGTGCCTTGTGGACCCTACATTTGCTGTTCTTCTCGGCTGCATTTTTGTTCTGGGGATTGGAACAACATTCCTTCAGGTAGCCGGAAATCCGATTATGCACGATGTGAGCGCTGAAGGCAAATACGGCCGCAATCTCAGCTTCGCTCAGGGCTTCAAGGGAATCGGAAGCTCAGTTTCCTCATATCTTGTAACGGCTGTTGCAGGTTTTGCGATATTCAAAACACTTGGCTGGAGAGGCGTATTCCCGATTTTCTTCGTGCTTATGGCAGCAGCTTTTATTTGGGTTTGCACTATCAAAGTAAACGAGACAAAGGCAGACGTTCCACCAAGCCTGAAGTCCGGTCTTGGTCTTTTGAAAAAGCCTGTTTACGCTTTAGCGGTTCTCGGGATCTTCCTTTATGTGGGCTCTGAGGTATGTATGGCAAGGTTCCTCCTTCCTCTTCTTGAAAAGATGGGTCTTGAAGAAACCACAGCCTCAAGATTCGGCCCTGCATTTTTCTTCCTTATGCTGACAGTCGGCCGTCTCGGCGGGGGTGCTGTATTGAACTTCCTCTCTCAGCGTACCTTCTTCAGGCTCTCAGCCCTGATGGGTCTTGCCGGCGGGTTGATACTAATGTTTGGTGCGGCGAAGATAGCAGTACTGGGCGTATTGCTTGCAGGCCTCGGATTTGCTAATATCTGGCCAATGCTCTTCTCAATTACAGTAGAGAAGGACCCAGCGCGCGGAAGCGAGCTCAGCGGCCTTATGTGTATGGCTATCTCCGGCGGGGCGCTCGTGCCGCTGGTTATGGGCAGTCTTGTTGATATGGAGCTCGGCACTAAAGCCTTTATCGTTCCTGTAATCTGCTTTGTGTATCTTCTGGTACTTTCTCTTGAGAAGGATAAGCCGAAGCAGATTGAACCAGAAGCAGTACCTAGTCCTTGATCAAATGAGGTGAGAGATGAATCCAACAAATGATAACAGAATTGTATTAACCCTTGATGCAGGGGGAACGAATTTCGTTTTCTCTGCGATGCAGGATATGAAGGAAATTGTTGAGCCGGTTAAACTGCCCGCCTTCGCAGACGACCTTGATAAGAGCCTTGGTTCAATGGTGAAGGGTTTTTCTGAGGTGATCGAGAAGCTCCCTCAAAAACCGGCGGCAATCAGCTTTGCATTCCCCGGCCCTGCGGATTATCCCAACGGGATTATAGATAACGTAGGCAACCTGCCCGCTTATGCGGGCGGAATACCGCTTGGCACCTACTTGGAAGAGAAATTCCAGATTCCCGTTTATATAAACAACGACGGGGATTTGTTTGTTTACGGCGAGGCGATCGCCGGATTCCTGCCTAAGGTAAACAGTATGCTTGAGAAGGCAGGCTCGCCAACACGCTTCAAGAATCTGTTCGGCATAACAATCGGAACAGGGTTCGGAGCGGGAATAGTTTCGAACGGAGAGCTCTTTATAGGCGATAACTCCGCCGCCGGCGAGATATGGATCACAAGGAACAGTAAGTATCCTGAGTGTTTCGCTGAAGAGGGCGTGAGCATAAGGGCGGTAAAGAACAAGTATGCAGAGCTTGCTGGAATATCGCAGGAAAATGCCCCCGAGCCCAAGGATATTTACGAAATCGCAAACGGCACTCAAGAGGGCAATAAACATGCTGCGCTGGATTCGTTTGCCGAGCTGGGCGAGATAGTCGGCGATTCGCTTGCCAATGCAATCACCCTGATTGATGGTATCATCGTAATAGGGGGCGGGCTTTCCGCTGCATACGATATGTTTATAGATGCAGCCCTGAAGCAGATGAACGGAACTATCAGCAGCTACGCCGGCGAGCCCCAGCCGAGAATCGTCCAGACAACCCTCGATCTGGAGAGCGAAGAAGGGCGGAAGGAATTCATCAAAGGCAAAGTCAAGCAGTTGAAGGTTCCGGGAAGCGATAAAGAAATCCCCTACGACGCTATGAAACGTATTGGAATCGGAAAGGCAGTGCTTGATACAAGCCAAGCCATCTCAATAGGGGCATACGCCTATGCCTTGAGTGAACTTGACAAAAGCTGATTATACAGGAAAGGATAATGTAATGATTAACAGACGCGATTTTATGAAAGACGCTTCTCTGCTGACCGCAGTCCTTGCAGCGGGTGGAGGTGTGTCTTTGGGTGCTGAAGAGCAAAAATTTGTTTCACAGAGGCCCGCTCCGAACAAAAGAACCTTCAAAAGCTCAGCAGTAGAAAATACAATAGATGAGGTTAAGTCCTTTATAAAGGACCCTGAGCTTAGCTGGATGTTTGAAAACTGCTACCCGAACACGCTCGATACAACCACCGATTTTGAGATGATAGACGGCAAGCCCGATACATTCATAATTACGGGCGATATTGATGCAATGTGGCTGCGTGATTCGACTTGTCAGGTATGGCCTTATATGCCTCTGATAAAAAAGGATAAACACCTGAAAACGATGATCAAAGGTCTTGTGAATCGTCAGGTAAAATGCGTTCTTTTGGATCCTTATGCCAATGCTTTCTATAAGGATATGGACAAACCCTCACACTGGGCAAGCGACAGGCCTGCACCTAAAGCCGGCGTGCATGAGAGAAAATGGGAGATCGACTCTCTGTGTTATGTAGTTCGCCTTGCGAATGAATATTACCAGATTACAGGCGATACGAGCTGTTTTGACAGAGAGTGGGATAAGGCTATGCGTCTTATCGTTAAGACATTCAAGACAGAGCAGAGAAAAGACCATTCTACCCCATACCGCTTCAGCAGGGAAACATCCCGTATGACAGATGCTCCTGTGTTTGACGGTACAGGAAGGCCAATTAACCCCGTTGGGCTGATATGTTCAATGTTCCGCCCATCTGATGATGCTACAGTGCTTCCTTTCCTGATTCCATCAAATCTGTTTGCTGTTCAGAGCCTCAGGCAACTTGCTGACTTGTATCGAACCAAGCTGGATGACGAGAAATTCGCCGCAGAATGCAGCTCGCTCGCTGATGAGGTGGAGCAGGCTGTGATGAAATGGGGCACAAGAGAGCACCTCCATTTCGGCAAAATATATGCTTATGAGGCAGACGGATACGGTAATCATCTGTTTATGGATGATGCGAATGTTCCGAGCCTTATATCTCTGAGCTATCTGGGCTATCACAAAAGCTCAGATTCGATTTACCGCAGGACAAGAGAATATCTGTTAAGCAGCTACAACCCATGGTATTTCGAGGGAAGCGCTGCGGAAGGCTATGGCAGTCCGCATACAGGTAAAGAATCAATCTGGCCTATGGGGATCATTTTAAGAGCCCTGACAAGCAATAACTCCGAAGAGATTGCACTCTGCCTGAGGATGCTCAAAAACACCCACGCAGGCACAGGTTTTATGCATGAATCATTCAACAAGGATAACCCGAAAGATTTTTCAAGGGAATGGTTTGCCTGGGCTAACACTCTATTTGGCGAACTTGTGATCGAAACTTACAAGAAATATCCGCGAATTTTGAAAAAGAAAACTGTATAAGACTTATGAAAGGTAAATTGAGATGCTGAAGGGGTTAAATCGCAACTGGGCTATTCTGCTGGCTGTTTTGCTGCTTTTCTGTTTTGTTTCTTATGCCTCAGCCGAATACGACCGCTCATACTCTCCGCTGAAAAACGGCGGGGCAGAGCATGGGCTTTCCTGCTGGGATACAGAAGCTTGCAAAGCTAAAGAGTACATCCCAAATAGCGGGGAAAGGTGTTTTACGTTAAATGTTCAGGAAAACAGCCGGGCTGAAATGCGTTCCGATTTGATTAACATCAGAAGATCAGAGAAGTTTTGCGTAGATTTCAGTCTTAAAGCCCAAAGCGATTTTAATAATACAGCATCTCTTTACCTTGTCTTGCGTTCGTTTGGCCTTCAGGGCGAAAATGTTCTTTCAGTGGAGAAAAGAAAACTCACGGCTAAAAAGGGCAGCTGGAAACAGGGCAATGAAGAATTCACCGCTCATAACAAAGCATACTTTGTCGATGTTCAGTTTGAAGTACGCTCGCATGGCAAAGAAAGCGGGAGCATCCTGCTTGACAATATAGCTCTTTACAGGGAGATAGACTACAGTCCGCTGTACGGTGAGATTAAATCTATTTCTAAGGGTGATTCGCTGATTACGTTTCCTATGCAGAGAAGATCCAAAGGGGCTGTTTCGATAGCGGTTCAGTCTCTGCAGGGCGTTACTGCCCGCACAGAAGGGCCAAAGATATGGATAGATACAGGCGATGATACTTTTCTTGACTACCTTAAAAAAGAATTCAGTGTAAGCTTAGACCGCTCTTATGAGAACGATTTTCCCCGTCTTCTTAAAGCTATGAAAAAACACACCTCCGGAAGCTATGTCCTCTACGATCTCGATTACAAGCCTTCAATCAGCGCTGCTAATACAATGGCGGGGCTGAGGGATGCAGTGGCAGTGGATAAAAGCCTTGAGCAGACTGCTCTAAAGGCTGGGTATAAACTTGCCGCAGATGTTAGCAGAAAGGACTGTGAATGGGTTTATAATAACTTCAGGGATGAGATCAACGAGGAGGCGATAATCGTTCATACAAACGATATGAGGCGTCATCCAAGCGTCTTCCATATGAAGGATTTTGCGCCTGCTATGAAGGCTCTTAACTGGTGGCACAGCGATGAAGAGCTTTCACGAAGAGTTTACAGGAGCATGGAGCCTGTGAGCCCTGTTTACGGCTGGCAGGACGGAACTACTTCGGATGAAGGGCTTACAGTGAAGCTGCACTCTGAGGAAGGCCTCTTTCAAATGCCTTCAGACTGGATGCTCAATCTTTCCGTTCACGCATCAACCGGGCCGGCAATGAAGGATGAGAAATTCACGCAGAAGATTTCCCGAGAAAAGCCCGATAGCGAGCAGGGGGTTCATTATGTAACGTTCATTATGAGTGATATGGACAATATTCTTACAGAGATAGGCCCTGATTCGTTCTACAGCGAAGATAAATTCTATGCAAATCAGCATCGAGGCGAGTTTCCAATGAGCTGGGGGATGGCCCCTTCGCTCGTGGAGCTTTCGCCTGCGGGCGTGGATATGTGGTACGATGCTGCCACAGAAAATGATGCCTTCGTGGGTTACTGCGGGCTCGGATATTTCTACCCATACCATGCCCCTTATATGCAGACTCATTCCCAAAGACTCGACGAATTCCTCGAAAGGGCAGACCTCCGTACTCTTCTGCTTATAGACAGGATTATGCCTGATAGCCGCCTAACTCAGGACTACTACGATAAAATAAAATATTTCACATCTATAGACAGGCTCAGGGGTTTCTTTTTTATGGAATACGTAAAATACGCCCCGTATAACGGCAAAATTCTATGGTTCGACGGCAAGCCTATGGTGTGTGCACGTTTCGATTTCAGGGATGAAAAATTCTATTCAGCAGTTCGTTCAACTCCTGAAGAGCTTGCAGGCAGTATTAACGAATTGCCCACAAATCCGAGCATACCTGATAGCTATACCTTCGTAACAGTGCACGCATGGAGCAGGGGCATGGATGATATCCGCAATACTATCAAAAAGCTTGATTCAGATGTTCGGGTGGTTAATGCGGAAGATTTCATCGAACTGATCCGCTTAAATGTAGAACATTAATATTTCAGCGGAAGCTCACTCCTTTCGCAGCTGAACACGGCGAATCTTTCCGCTGATTGTTTTGGGCAGGCTCTGAGCAAATTCGACAATCCGCGGATACTTGTATGGTGCAGTAACATTTTTTACATGTTTCTGAAGCTCTCTTACCAGCTCATCGGAAGGCTTATAATCTCTAGTGAGCACTACAGTTGCCTTAACTGCGGTTCCTCGAACCTCATCAGGCACGCCGGTTACTGCGCACTCTAAGACAGCAGGATGCTCTAACAAAGCACTTTCCACTTCGAATGGGCCTATGCGATAGCCGCTGCTTTTTATTACATCATCCGCTCTGCCAACAAACCAGAAATATCCGTCCTCATCTTTCCACGCAACATCGCCGGTATGATAGAAATTGTTGTACCAACTCTGGTCTGTTCTTTCCGGCTCGGAGCGGTATTTCGTAAAAAGGCCGGCAGGTATGTGCGCAGCGGTGTCGATTACGATCTCGCCCTCCTCGCCTGGATCGCATTCTTTGCCTTCGGAGTTTATCAGCTTAAGGTCGTAGTCGGGATTCGGCTTGCCCATAGACCCGGGTTTCGGCTGAGTTTCGGGAAATGTAAACACAAGGGGAGTGGTTTCTGTTTGGCCGTAGCCTTCCATAAGTTTAATTCCCGTGTAGATAAGAAATTTATTGTAAATTTCCGGATTCAATGGTTCTCCTGCCACCACGCAGTATTTGATGTTGGAGAAGTCGTATTTTTCAATATCTTCTTTAATGATAAAACGGTAAATCGTTGGCGGAGCGCAGAAAGTATTAACTTTGTATTTTGCCGCCTTTTTCAGAAGCTTTGCAGCATCAAACTTTTTGTAATCATAGGCAAACACGGCGCTGCCCGAGATCCATTGCCCGTAAATCTTTCCCCAAACGCATTTCGCCCAGCCAGTATCCGCTACGGTGTAATGAAGCCCGTCATCAATCACGTTTTGCCAGTATTTAGCAGTTATTATATGGCCAAGCGGGTAGTTGAAATTGTGTTCAACCATTTTTGGAAAGGCGGTAGTTCCGGAAGAGAAATAAACCAGCATAGGATCCTCGCCTCCGGCACTGTTCCCACCTTCCCTGCGATCAAAAACTGGCGAGAAATGTTCAAT
This window of the Sedimentisphaera salicampi genome carries:
- a CDS encoding ROK family protein, with the translated sequence MNPTNDNRIVLTLDAGGTNFVFSAMQDMKEIVEPVKLPAFADDLDKSLGSMVKGFSEVIEKLPQKPAAISFAFPGPADYPNGIIDNVGNLPAYAGGIPLGTYLEEKFQIPVYINNDGDLFVYGEAIAGFLPKVNSMLEKAGSPTRFKNLFGITIGTGFGAGIVSNGELFIGDNSAAGEIWITRNSKYPECFAEEGVSIRAVKNKYAELAGISQENAPEPKDIYEIANGTQEGNKHAALDSFAELGEIVGDSLANAITLIDGIIVIGGGLSAAYDMFIDAALKQMNGTISSYAGEPQPRIVQTTLDLESEEGRKEFIKGKVKQLKVPGSDKEIPYDAMKRIGIGKAVLDTSQAISIGAYAYALSELDKS
- a CDS encoding glycoside hydrolase family 76 protein: MRFKIIHCFLILCLIFAYANSNSAQAPFKKWGFETLNQIDKDLKLEHGLGYYEDSSRDDVSFAWGNAILLLAKAQAFEIDDSYKPEFENQVKILDEYFVVSGGIGGYNCLPVHKNTEVDRYYDDNAWIAMALIDAYEASGDKKFLKKAKRTIDYSLSGVDEDGGGLFWRENWPENAKKSKNTCSVAPTSFSCLKFYQITKQDKYFNEAKELMQWLDKTLKDEEGLYFDHITEDARIGRRKWSYNSAMPVRCYIQLYKITGEKSYLQKAKKTADASIEKWYEDDGGLNCKAMFGFTLVEAWFELSEITGNPKWKNIAFEVMRNVRENVMGPRGRYSDDWDDKNSSPVRRWQLLYPAAAARGYLAAAEYQFAQKKTEKKD
- a CDS encoding GxGYxYP domain-containing protein, with amino-acid sequence MLKGLNRNWAILLAVLLLFCFVSYASAEYDRSYSPLKNGGAEHGLSCWDTEACKAKEYIPNSGERCFTLNVQENSRAEMRSDLINIRRSEKFCVDFSLKAQSDFNNTASLYLVLRSFGLQGENVLSVEKRKLTAKKGSWKQGNEEFTAHNKAYFVDVQFEVRSHGKESGSILLDNIALYREIDYSPLYGEIKSISKGDSLITFPMQRRSKGAVSIAVQSLQGVTARTEGPKIWIDTGDDTFLDYLKKEFSVSLDRSYENDFPRLLKAMKKHTSGSYVLYDLDYKPSISAANTMAGLRDAVAVDKSLEQTALKAGYKLAADVSRKDCEWVYNNFRDEINEEAIIVHTNDMRRHPSVFHMKDFAPAMKALNWWHSDEELSRRVYRSMEPVSPVYGWQDGTTSDEGLTVKLHSEEGLFQMPSDWMLNLSVHASTGPAMKDEKFTQKISREKPDSEQGVHYVTFIMSDMDNILTEIGPDSFYSEDKFYANQHRGEFPMSWGMAPSLVELSPAGVDMWYDAATENDAFVGYCGLGYFYPYHAPYMQTHSQRLDEFLERADLRTLLLIDRIMPDSRLTQDYYDKIKYFTSIDRLRGFFFMEYVKYAPYNGKILWFDGKPMVCARFDFRDEKFYSAVRSTPEELAGSINELPTNPSIPDSYTFVTVHAWSRGMDDIRNTIKKLDSDVRVVNAEDFIELIRLNVEH
- a CDS encoding glycoside hydrolase family 125 protein is translated as MINRRDFMKDASLLTAVLAAGGGVSLGAEEQKFVSQRPAPNKRTFKSSAVENTIDEVKSFIKDPELSWMFENCYPNTLDTTTDFEMIDGKPDTFIITGDIDAMWLRDSTCQVWPYMPLIKKDKHLKTMIKGLVNRQVKCVLLDPYANAFYKDMDKPSHWASDRPAPKAGVHERKWEIDSLCYVVRLANEYYQITGDTSCFDREWDKAMRLIVKTFKTEQRKDHSTPYRFSRETSRMTDAPVFDGTGRPINPVGLICSMFRPSDDATVLPFLIPSNLFAVQSLRQLADLYRTKLDDEKFAAECSSLADEVEQAVMKWGTREHLHFGKIYAYEADGYGNHLFMDDANVPSLISLSYLGYHKSSDSIYRRTREYLLSSYNPWYFEGSAAEGYGSPHTGKESIWPMGIILRALTSNNSEEIALCLRMLKNTHAGTGFMHESFNKDNPKDFSREWFAWANTLFGELVIETYKKYPRILKKKTV
- a CDS encoding AMP-binding protein, with product MNLLNRFLKQTSFESYEDFRKNYQVEIPENFNFAYDVVDYYAEHSPQKRALVWVDDDDNEKIISFSEMSEYSLRAASYFDCKGIRKGDCVLLTLKGRFEFWYCLLGLHRIGAIAVPATHMLKKKDFEYRFDKARIKMVVSDNDPELTKEIDAAHESFSDLVQIKSCLKKSPNEQWDNFSEAIEHFSPVFDRREGGNSAGGEDPMLVYFSSGTTAFPKMVEHNFNYPLGHIITAKYWQNVIDDGLHYTVADTGWAKCVWGKIYGQWISGSAVFAYDYKKFDAAKLLKKAAKYKVNTFCAPPTIYRFIIKEDIEKYDFSNIKYCVVAGEPLNPEIYNKFLIYTGIKLMEGYGQTETTPLVFTFPETQPKPGSMGKPNPDYDLKLINSEGKECDPGEEGEIVIDTAAHIPAGLFTKYRSEPERTDQSWYNNFYHTGDVAWKDEDGYFWFVGRADDVIKSSGYRIGPFEVESALLEHPAVLECAVTGVPDEVRGTAVKATVVLTRDYKPSDELVRELQKHVKNVTAPYKYPRIVEFAQSLPKTISGKIRRVQLRKE
- a CDS encoding MFS transporter, with product MRIQTIPILFVFLMMGVADAMGPMSEAVRENYELSNVTATLLSFFVFIAFAVFSVPGGLLAARIGKKRLLLLGLGLNAAAMLIPCLVDPTFAVLLGCIFVLGIGTTFLQVAGNPIMHDVSAEGKYGRNLSFAQGFKGIGSSVSSYLVTAVAGFAIFKTLGWRGVFPIFFVLMAAAFIWVCTIKVNETKADVPPSLKSGLGLLKKPVYALAVLGIFLYVGSEVCMARFLLPLLEKMGLEETTASRFGPAFFFLMLTVGRLGGGAVLNFLSQRTFFRLSALMGLAGGLILMFGAAKIAVLGVLLAGLGFANIWPMLFSITVEKDPARGSELSGLMCMAISGGALVPLVMGSLVDMELGTKAFIVPVICFVYLLVLSLEKDKPKQIEPEAVPSP
- a CDS encoding GH92 family glycosyl hydrolase, which gives rise to MGLKHIFFILLAAFVTSVLFAGETKNQPLDYVNPLVGSDSAFEFSNGNTYPAIALPWGMNFWTPVTNTDQNNGWCYNYDDYKICGFKQTHQPSPWINDYARFALMPVVGELSVRTEERASWFSHKAETVKPHYYKAYLADYDVTAEITPSERAAQFRFTFPESDKSYVLLDAFNQGSYVKIIPEKRMIKGYCRNNSGGVPDNFHNYFVAVFDKDFEEVSTWSDWNIRKGSSEEKGKHVGAAVRFKTGKGEPVNVKVASSFISPEQAELNLKREIGNETFSQTRSKAKEIWNSQLNRIKVKGGTEKQFGNFYTALYRTLLFPRKFYEFDEDGEMVHYSPYNGKVLPGYMFTDNGFWDTFRAVFPFFTVMYPELNADIMKGLVNTYKESGWLPEWASPGHRDCMVGSNSASIIANTYLSGIRGYDIETLYEAILKNSENQHPNLSSVGRLGVDYYNEKGYIPCDVGVNESIARTLEYSYADYTIWKLAKALDKPKEHIKRFRKRAQFYRNVFDESTDFMRGKKESGKWQSPFVPEKWGGVFTEGSAWHYTWSVFQDPQGLMNLMGGKKAFTEKLDSVFSTPPKYDASYYGFPIHEIIEMTVVDMGQYAHGNQPIQHMIYLYNYAGQPWKAQKWIREVMDRLYQPTPDGLCGDEDNGQTSAWYVFSALGFYPVCPGSGEFVIGSPIFEEAEMKLENGNVFTVEAEDNCKDNIYIETARLNGKPYSKTYLNYEDIQDGGRVSFDMSDKPNKDWGDDPSDAPYSMSKELE